The proteins below come from a single Zea mays cultivar B73 chromosome 8, Zm-B73-REFERENCE-NAM-5.0, whole genome shotgun sequence genomic window:
- the LOC100285717 gene encoding protein DELETION OF SUV3 SUPPRESSOR 1(I)-like isoform X1, whose product MAATPADAKTEAAKMDLLEDDDEFEEFEIDQEWDEKEEGNEAVQQWEDDWDDDDVNDDFSLQLRKELEGSNAQKS is encoded by the exons ATGGCGGCGACACCGGCGGACGCGAAGACCGAGGCCGCCAAGATGGACCTCCTCGAGGACGACGACGAGTTCGAAGAGTTCGAGATCGACCAAG AATGGGATGAGAAGGAAGAAGGCAATGAAGCTGTCCAGCAGTGGGAGGATGATTGGGATGACGATGATGTGAATGATGATTTCTCGCTGCAGCTGAGGAAAGAACTGGAGGGAAGCAACGCCCAGAAGAGCTGA